In Nocardia yunnanensis, one DNA window encodes the following:
- a CDS encoding class I SAM-dependent methyltransferase: protein MRHDPLVTQRLLEAVDPLVVDLGYGASPVTTLEMAARLRTLRPDLRVVGLEIDPERVVPGRDGVVFARGGFELAGLRPTLVRAFNVLRQYPESAVPEAWSTIQSGLAPDGLLLDGTCDELGRRCAWILLDRTAPLSLTLAWDPFTVDTPSDIAERLPKALIHRNIPGEPIHTLLTAADRAWAVAAPLAPYGPRVRWRHAANLLRAQGFPLRPQRRRLRDNQLTVPWTAVAPLP, encoded by the coding sequence ATGCGGCACGACCCCTTGGTTACCCAGCGCTTGCTGGAGGCCGTGGATCCGCTCGTGGTGGATCTCGGTTACGGCGCCAGCCCGGTCACCACGCTCGAAATGGCGGCCCGGCTGCGCACGCTGCGGCCGGATCTGCGGGTGGTCGGGCTGGAGATCGATCCGGAGCGGGTGGTGCCCGGACGCGACGGTGTCGTCTTCGCCCGCGGCGGTTTCGAACTCGCGGGCTTGCGGCCGACCCTGGTGCGCGCCTTCAACGTGCTGCGGCAATATCCGGAATCCGCTGTGCCCGAAGCTTGGTCGACCATCCAGTCCGGTCTTGCGCCCGACGGCCTGCTCCTCGACGGCACCTGCGACGAACTCGGCCGCCGCTGCGCCTGGATCCTGCTCGACCGCACCGCCCCGCTGTCGCTCACCCTGGCCTGGGACCCCTTCACCGTCGACACCCCCTCCGATATCGCCGAACGCCTCCCCAAGGCCCTCATCCACCGCAACATCCCCGGCGAACCCATCCACACCCTGCTCACCGCCGCCGACCGCGCCTGGGCCGTCGCCGCCCCCCTCGCCCCCTACGGCCCCCGCGTCCGCTGGCGCCACGCCGCCAACCTCCTACGCGCCCAAGGCTTCCCCCTCCGCCCCCAACGCCGCCGCCTCCGCGACAACCAACTCACCGTCCCCTGGACCGCCGTCGCCCCCCTGCCCTGA
- a CDS encoding LmeA family phospholipid-binding protein, translating to MSSEPTSDDATTRDATVQPTDSAGHPADSTAQPVELGKADSADGTPTEVLGTHQGSATEVIGTDAPTEWWNDPTAGQPTQAPHPGEAAYAPGAQAHTTGSTATTVLPAGYGTAGTPQPTAGLPQPGGAQVPPGTPPPPMKVGGGAGGTSGRPRNRKRTLLIVSLVIALLAAGGLAGGEAYARHRVASCISSQFEAQMGSKIDVSFGWKPLLITMFDNKVSSVTVDSDDSKFGPAQGMVVHATFNDLDLKDGGKQGGTVGSSTAEVTWSNDGITKTLGGLVSGVTSDPNSGTLSFGVLGGLAQLQVKPKIVGDKIEVDTLQASLLGFGLPTDLVSGIVDVMTESLQSYPMGLQPTNVQVTGNGLHVSLKGGHADLQATDKNGQQQTVSC from the coding sequence ATGAGTTCGGAACCCACCTCGGACGACGCGACCACGCGCGACGCCACCGTGCAACCGACGGACTCCGCCGGGCATCCCGCAGACTCGACCGCGCAGCCGGTCGAGCTCGGCAAGGCGGACAGCGCGGACGGCACGCCCACCGAAGTCCTAGGCACGCACCAGGGCTCGGCCACCGAGGTGATCGGAACCGACGCCCCGACCGAATGGTGGAACGACCCCACCGCCGGGCAGCCCACCCAGGCCCCGCACCCCGGCGAGGCCGCCTACGCGCCCGGCGCGCAGGCCCATACGACCGGATCGACCGCGACCACGGTGCTGCCCGCCGGCTACGGGACGGCCGGCACGCCCCAGCCGACCGCCGGCCTCCCGCAGCCGGGCGGCGCCCAGGTGCCGCCGGGCACCCCGCCACCCCCGATGAAAGTCGGTGGCGGAGCGGGCGGCACATCGGGCCGGCCACGAAACCGCAAGCGCACCTTGCTGATCGTGAGCCTGGTGATCGCGCTGCTGGCGGCGGGCGGCCTGGCCGGCGGCGAGGCGTACGCCCGCCACCGGGTGGCGAGCTGCATCAGCTCCCAGTTCGAGGCCCAGATGGGCTCCAAGATCGACGTGTCGTTCGGCTGGAAACCCTTGCTGATCACCATGTTCGACAACAAGGTGTCCTCGGTGACGGTGGACAGCGACGACTCCAAGTTCGGCCCGGCCCAGGGCATGGTCGTGCACGCCACCTTCAACGATCTCGACCTGAAGGACGGCGGCAAGCAGGGCGGCACCGTCGGCAGCTCGACCGCCGAGGTCACCTGGAGCAACGACGGCATCACCAAGACCCTGGGCGGCCTGGTCTCCGGCGTCACCAGCGACCCGAATTCCGGCACCCTGAGCTTCGGTGTGCTGGGCGGGCTGGCGCAGTTGCAGGTGAAGCCCAAGATTGTCGGCGACAAGATCGAGGTCGACACGCTGCAGGCGTCCCTGCTCGGGTTCGGGCTGCCCACCGATCTGGTCTCCGGGATCGTCGACGTGATGACCGAGAGCCTGCAGAGCTATCCGATGGGCTTGCAGCCCACCAACGTTCAGGTCACCGGCAACGGTCTGCACGTCTCCCTGAAGGGTGGCCACGCCGATCTGCAGGCCACCGACAAGAACGGGCAGCAGCAGACCGTCAGCTGCTGA
- the deoC gene encoding deoxyribose-phosphate aldolase — protein MTQISRRDVAAMIDHTLLAPEATPAEVSALIDEARALGVFAICVSPSMLPVRAPGVVVATVAGFPSGKHHSLVKGAEARLAVDQGAAEVDMVIDVGAARAGDYNAVLADIVTVREAIADRALLKVIIESAALTDAAIVEVCRVAERAGADFVKTSTGFHPAGGASAHAVALMAEAVGGRLGVKASGGIRTAAQAAEMIAAGATRLGLSRSREVLEGFSAEISS, from the coding sequence ATGACACAGATTTCCCGGCGTGACGTGGCCGCGATGATCGATCACACTCTGCTGGCCCCCGAGGCCACCCCGGCCGAGGTGTCCGCGCTGATCGACGAGGCGCGGGCGCTGGGCGTGTTCGCGATCTGCGTGTCGCCGTCCATGCTGCCGGTGCGCGCACCCGGCGTGGTGGTGGCCACGGTCGCGGGTTTCCCGTCCGGCAAACATCATTCGCTGGTGAAGGGCGCGGAGGCGCGGCTGGCGGTGGATCAGGGCGCGGCGGAGGTGGACATGGTGATCGACGTGGGCGCGGCGCGGGCGGGCGATTACAACGCCGTGCTGGCCGACATCGTCACCGTGCGGGAGGCGATCGCCGATCGCGCGCTGTTGAAGGTGATCATCGAGTCCGCGGCGCTGACGGACGCGGCGATCGTCGAGGTGTGCCGGGTCGCGGAGCGGGCGGGCGCGGATTTCGTGAAGACCTCCACCGGTTTTCATCCCGCCGGCGGAGCGAGTGCGCACGCGGTGGCGCTGATGGCCGAGGCCGTCGGCGGGCGGCTCGGGGTGAAGGCCAGCGGCGGCATCCGCACCGCGGCGCAGGCGGCGGAGATGATCGCCGCCGGCGCCACGCGGCTGGGGTTGTCGCGGTCTCGGGAAGTGCTGGAAGGGTTTTCGGCGGAGATCAGCAGCTGA
- a CDS encoding GNAT family N-acetyltransferase — protein sequence MLIRRERTGDAAAIDAVHRSAFDRSSDTESPPSPPAGDPPEVGLVHRLRDDGSVWIPTLSLVAEFQDQVVGHVCLTRAGIGPFPVLALGPLGVRADQQGRRIGSDLMHAALGAADALDEPLVGLLGSLEYYPRFGFVPGPRLGIVPDVADWTSHFQVRPLTAYELEIKGEFRYADAFYRL from the coding sequence GTGCTGATCCGTCGTGAACGTACCGGCGATGCCGCCGCGATCGACGCGGTGCACCGCAGCGCCTTCGATCGCTCCTCGGATACCGAGTCTCCCCCGTCCCCACCCGCCGGTGACCCGCCGGAAGTCGGTCTCGTGCACCGGTTGCGCGACGACGGCTCGGTCTGGATCCCGACCCTGTCGCTGGTGGCGGAATTCCAGGATCAGGTCGTCGGCCACGTCTGCCTCACCCGCGCGGGTATCGGCCCGTTTCCGGTCCTGGCGCTCGGCCCCCTCGGGGTGCGCGCCGACCAGCAGGGCAGACGCATCGGCTCCGATCTCATGCACGCCGCCCTCGGCGCGGCCGACGCCCTCGACGAGCCCCTCGTCGGGCTGCTCGGCAGCCTCGAGTACTACCCGCGCTTCGGCTTCGTCCCCGGCCCCCGCCTGGGCATCGTCCCCGACGTCGCGGACTGGACCTCCCACTTCCAGGTCCGTCCCCTGACCGCCTACGAGCTCGAGATCAAGGGCGAATTCCGTTATGCCGACGCCTTCTACCGGCTGTGA
- a CDS encoding DUF2505 domain-containing protein, producing MARRLDYSARYPLRTTAEVYAAMTNREHWDARIEELRKHSPNDIIGLDAGDDGITVELRHVLPRDTLPDMAQMVVHKDMVITRRETYGPFGPEVTGEYSAEIPGSPGTLGGTMRLFPTDTGCTLRISSHAQVHVPFFGRRLEQLMLVNLVDLFRIEAEVTKNWLDQRHPVG from the coding sequence GTGGCCCGCCGACTCGACTATTCCGCACGGTATCCGCTGCGCACCACCGCAGAGGTGTACGCGGCGATGACCAACCGTGAGCACTGGGATGCCCGCATCGAGGAACTGCGCAAGCACTCCCCGAACGACATCATCGGCCTGGACGCGGGCGACGACGGCATCACCGTCGAACTGCGGCATGTGCTCCCGCGCGACACCCTGCCCGATATGGCGCAGATGGTCGTGCACAAGGACATGGTGATCACCCGCCGGGAGACCTACGGGCCGTTCGGACCCGAGGTGACCGGCGAGTACAGCGCCGAAATCCCCGGCAGCCCAGGCACTCTCGGCGGCACCATGCGCCTGTTCCCCACCGACACCGGGTGCACCCTGCGCATCTCCTCCCATGCGCAGGTGCATGTTCCGTTCTTCGGGCGCAGGCTCGAACAACTCATGCTGGTGAATCTGGTGGACCTGTTCCGCATCGAGGCCGAGGTGACGAAGAACTGGCTGGATCAACGCCACCCCGTCGGGTAA
- a CDS encoding DUF2505 domain-containing protein, producing the protein MATPLAFTAHSTHPMAAVRAAFADRQYWKDRIESVGGPNARIENLVIDGDTVRVDMVQTIPAEELPAQITAIKPNGLVIPRTETWHGSGGTVEAHVDGAPATVNGTLTVTDDGSGSTFVVDASIDVKIPLFGKKIEAAIQEHLSALLEREAEFTDNWLSSH; encoded by the coding sequence ATGGCGACACCTCTGGCCTTCACCGCGCACTCCACCCATCCCATGGCCGCCGTGCGCGCGGCGTTCGCCGACCGGCAGTACTGGAAGGACCGCATCGAGTCCGTCGGCGGCCCGAACGCACGCATCGAGAACCTGGTCATCGACGGCGACACCGTGCGCGTCGACATGGTGCAGACCATTCCGGCCGAGGAACTGCCCGCGCAGATCACCGCGATCAAGCCGAACGGTCTGGTCATTCCGCGCACCGAAACCTGGCACGGCAGCGGCGGCACCGTCGAGGCGCACGTGGACGGCGCGCCCGCGACCGTGAACGGCACGCTGACCGTCACCGACGACGGCTCCGGCTCCACCTTCGTGGTGGACGCGTCCATCGACGTGAAGATTCCGTTGTTCGGCAAGAAGATCGAGGCCGCCATCCAGGAGCACCTGTCCGCGCTGCTGGAGCGCGAGGCCGAGTTCACCGACAATTGGCTGAGTTCGCATTGA